In Mugil cephalus isolate CIBA_MC_2020 chromosome 7, CIBA_Mcephalus_1.1, whole genome shotgun sequence, the sequence GTGATCCTACCTGTTCAGGTCCTCAGATGCCTGCAGCACAGGCCTCATAAACTCCTCTGTTCTACAGGGGTGGAGCATAAAGAAAGGCTGACCAAGCAGTGGATGCTCCTGAtgcacagaaacagagacaagaTGTCAGCAGAGCTTCAAGGTCGGAGATGGTCAAAGCGGAGCTGACGACTGCATTTACCTGTTGACTGATCATATTCAGAGGACTGCTCTGGAGACGAAGTCTGAAATTTGGATGAATGAAACGCCACACCTCCTCTAAACTCAGACTCCTCCCTTCTAACAGACAGGATAGAAGAAGCAGTAGCAAAATCTCAGAGTGCATTCTTGTGAAATACTGAATGGAATATGAAAATCAATACACACCCTCTACTTTCCCAATGGAACAAACGTTTTTGATATGTAAAGTTAGCCCGCTAGACACCAAAAAAAGTCCCAACCACAGTAGTGCATGCAGCCTTGAACATTACTCACTggttaaccctcctattatcctaaAATATTACAACACATTTTACCctgatttacataaacttgtcgaccaagtttttgtgtcagacactttgtttatttgttgactacataaataaccccttgctaccagtgagttgaccttccttctactgttattttttgaatgatgaacattgattggggtcaaatAGGAGGGTTAAGTATACAGTGTTTTCTAAACCCAGCTCTGCCAGGTAAACACTGTGTTCTGTGGGAACTTCTACCCAAGACAAAGCAGTATACATCTGTCTATGAGAACATATGACCTGCAGAAAGATCAACTGGAAGGTGAAAGCATAATAATCCCAGTGTCTGGTCAGTTGATGCATCATGTCTTACTGATTCCTTACTGCTTTTTCAACTCGGTAGAATCTGCCAGAAAAGGGGATTTGAAAACAGTATCCTGATCTGCTGTTCAAAGACTTTGACAGGGAGGCAGTATGTGAAGTCAAGTAAAAGTCAATTAAAGCTGTGCATTACTGAAAAATAAGGCTCAAAACAATAGTCTACAAACAGTGGGCACGGCACAATTGCATGGTCAACATCCAGCGTGGTCTGGGTGTATCTGAGggatgctgctgttgttgcgGGCGGCTGCAGTTATAAAATTAATAAGTgaatattaaactaaaatattaaaatatgtttaatatgaTATTAATAGCCTATAATATTGAAATATTACCGTTTTTAGATGATATGCCATGTTTGTAGTCAAGCTGTAATATGCTAATTGTTGTTACCTCTGAAACAGGGGTGCTCTGAAAATACCCCCATTAGCACTTGGTACTTTCCTCCTGATAAAATgatccatagactgtatgaaaTCAAAAAATCGACCAATCAGAATTTTGGTTGACCCAGAACGTATCAACCAATAAGTCGACCAGTCGACCAGTCGACCAGTCGACCAGGACTTCACAGCCCTATTGGTCACCTTTGCTGATAACCTGCGTCTCCCTGCTTTTTTGTCATGTCTTACGAGCCAGGTCATCACAATCTACATTCTACTCTCTGGGAACTATCACAGCTTGTAAATAAGTTTTGTATCCAGCAGAGTTTTTGTGTTCTCATCTCAGCATCTCACATCCCAGGTTCTGAAATATTTTAGCTTGTCTTTAAGCATGTTTAAGATCTCCCTATGGGTTGCCAACAATGTTCAGGTCACAAGCCTCACCAGGACATTCAGCCCAGTATATGTACATTCTTTAATCTCTATCAGTGTCAATGACAAACTGCAAAATAATAGTTTGCAGAAATGACTAACTCATATGTAACTAACCTAGAGTGAAGGCTCTGAAATACAGCACAGGAGTGCTGTAGCTGCAGGAGTACAGGATATGATATTCATACTGAAGCACCTGGCTGCTGCTTTCAGTCACTGTGCAGACGCCGTCATCTTCCTCATCTATGTTGCCTTTGATATTATGACTATCGACTGGGGTTACAGGGACAGActgtggagaaagagagaatgagatGTTCAGTTTGCACGTCAGCTGTGTCCGTGCCTCAGTTTCTTAgtgttgtctgtgtctgtttatgGAAAGGTTCATAAGTTagggaaattaattaaattattaaaggtGGTGAAGTTagcacagtttaatttaatttacacacacatacaccgcTGAACATCCAAGTTATGGACATAAAGATAGCGGACGATTGGGTGTTCAACTGAACAAAAAACTGGTCTGCACTGACCACATTAGAGAACTTATATGAAAGGTCAGAGCACTGTCTACCTGCTGGACAGGTCAGAACAGTAAGAGCATTCGGAGTTTGGGTAACACTACTGAGGACCTCCTCTGACTTTGTGGTGGCATCAGCCATCTTCTATGGAATGGTctgctgaagcagcagcatctcagtgacagacaaaaagagactgaacacGGCGCTATAACAGCACTGGACAGCCCCTTCCAAAGTGGACTGCTTCATTCTCACATTCACTGAGAATGCTCAGTAAAGGCTCAGTTGG encodes:
- the atg10 gene encoding ubiquitin-like-conjugating enzyme ATG10 is translated as MSCCTLDEEKFRHCCQLFLLQSKQLRDGWRWEVVQGSEEGYLKKTALRSVTVGSNPLQKPEGSSSELKSHISRHAGLEPESVPVTPVDSHNIKGNIDEEDDGVCTVTESSSQVLQYEYHILYSCSYSTPVLYFRAFTLEGRSLSLEEVWRFIHPNFRLRLQSSPLNMISQQEHPLLGQPFFMLHPCRTEEFMRPVLQASEDLNRPVNYVLSWLSVVGPVVGLDIPLKYSTQQDEPD